A DNA window from Jaculus jaculus isolate mJacJac1 chromosome 1, mJacJac1.mat.Y.cur, whole genome shotgun sequence contains the following coding sequences:
- the LOC101612782 gene encoding small ubiquitin-related modifier 2-like: MANEKPKEGIKTENNDHINLKAAGQDGSVVQFKIKRHTPLSKLMKAYCERQGLSVRQIRFRFDGQPVNETDTPAQLDMEDEDTIDVFQQQTGGVC, from the coding sequence ATGGCCAACGAGAAACCCAAGGAAGGAATAAAGACTGAGAACAACGATCATATTAACTTGAAGGCTGCAGGGCAGGATGGTTCTGTGGTGCAGTTTAAGATTAAGAGGCATACACCACTTAGTAAACTAATGAAAGCCTACTGTGAACGACAGGGTTTGTCAGTGAGGCAGATCAGATTCCGATTTGACGGGCAGCCAGTCAATGAAACAGACACACCTGCACAGTTGGACATGGAAGATGAAGACACAATTGATGTGTTCCAGCAACAGACAGGAGGTGTCTGCTAA